The following DNA comes from bacterium.
CATCACGCGGTCGGCGTCGGCCTTCGCGTCGGCCGCCTTCTCGCCGGCCAGTTCGAGCATCTTCGCCACGTGGGCGACGTACTTGCCGCGCAGGTCGGCCATCCGCGGGTCGTCGGCGAGGTAGTAGTCGCGGTCGGGCAGTCCGAGGCCGCCCTGGAACATGTGCAGGATGCTGATGTCGGGGTTCTTGAAGTCGGCGGCGACTTCGCCGCTGAAGAGCGAGTCCGCGCCTTGGGTGGCGAGCTTCCCGGCGACGGCCATCAGCGTCTTGGCGTCCTTCACGCCGTCCACCAGGGCCAGCAGGTCCTTGATCGGCTCGGCGCCGCGCTTCTCGATCGCGGCCTCGTCCATGCAGGACCCGTAGTACGCGCCGAGCTTCGCCTGGTCGGGCGTCGTCGGGTGAGCCGCCGCCGCCTCGAGCACCGCGCGCACGTTCTCGCGGTTGCGCTGGTCGATCTCGCTGAAGCCGCGGCCCCAGACGACCTGGTCGCCGGGGAGCGTCGCGTGCTTGAACCAACCGCCGCAGGCGTACTTGTAGAAGTCCTGGCAGGGATCGAGGGTCCGGTCCATGTCGTTCAGGACGACCTGGGGGTCGAACTTCGGGGACGTGGCGGGGGCGGGCGCTGCGGCGGGCGCGCCGGCGGCGAGGGCCGCCGAGGTCGCCGCGAGCGCGGCCAGCGAGATCGCGAAGAGGCGCCGTGGTTTCATCAGGTTGCTCCTAGGAAGAGGGCGGCGGCGGGGGTTCCGCCGACGGAACAGAACCACTGTAGTTTAGGCGGCCGCCCGCCGCCGGCGGGGCGCCCGCCGGGCCGGTCGCGCGGACGGTCGCCGCGGACGGTTCAGCGGTCGCCGCGCGGGGGCGACTCGCCCGGCCGCGAAGCCGTCCGTCGGCGCGTCCCGCAGGGTCCGCGGCGAGGAGGTCGAAGCCGTCGCGTCTCGGCCGACGGCTCAGGACGCGGCGAAGCCGGCGGCGAGCGCGGCGTAGAGGCGCGCCGCGGCGACCGTCTCGGCCAGCGAGACCTGGTCGTGCTTTGTGTGAGCGACCTCGAGCCGTCCGGGGCCGCAGACGACCGGCGCCGACCCCGCCTCGTGGAAGAGGCTGCCGTCGGAATGGGAGCGGAAGACGGCCGGCGCGCACGGCAGCCCGGCGGCGGCGAAGGCCGGCGCGAGCGGGGCGAGGCGCGGGTCGGCGGGGTCGAGCGCATAGCCGGCGGCCCAGTAGCCGAGTCGCCAGTCGAGGCTCGCCCGCGCGTTCTCGGCGAGCGTCGCCGCGCGCGCGTTCTCCACCGCCGCCTCGACCTGCGCGCGGTCGCTTCCCGGCGGCAGATGGACGTCGAGCAGGGCCGAGCAGCGGTCGGCGACGACGAAGCGGCTCTCGCCGCCGTTGATCTCGCGCAGGTTGACGGCGAGCGCCTCGGCGGCGGGAAGGTCGGCGAGGCCGGCGATGATCCGCCGCAGCCAGCCGAGCAGGGCGTGGATCGCGTTGGCCCCGACGTCGGGGAGCGCGGCGTGCGCGCGCACCCCCTCCGCCTCGAGGTGCGCCTCGAAGTAGCCGTTGTGGGCGAGGCAGGGGACGAGCCCGGTCGGCTCGCCGATCACGACCAGCGGCGCGCGCAGCTCCTCGAGCAGCTTGGCCGTGCCGTCGCCGTACTCCTCCTCGCCGACGACCAGCGCGAGGCCGATCCCGCGGCGCGGGGCGACGCCGGCCGCGGCGAGCGCGGCGAACGCCGCGACCATCGCCGCGCAGCCGGCCTTCATGTCGGCCGCGCCGAGGCCGTGCAGCACGTCCCCCTCGCGCCGCGCGCCGAGCTTCTCGTCGGAGAGGAGCGGGATCGTGTCCACGTGGCCGACGAAGAACAGCTCCGCGGGGCGCGGGCCGAGCTCGACGATCAGGTTGGCGCGGTCGTCGTCCGCGCCCTCGGCCGGCGCCGGTTGGCGGCGGCACGGCAGGCCGGCGGCGAGGAGCGCCTCCTCGAACAGGTCGGTCGCCGGCCCCTCGGCGTACGAGGGGCTGTAGCGGCCGACCACGTCGATCAGCAGCCGCTCCAGACGGGACGCGTCGACCGCGGCGAGGGCGCGCGCGACGGCGCCGTCCCCCGGCACCTCAGTCGTCCTCGCCCGGGCCGGTGACGGAGCCGGCCGGGTGGGCGCCGGAAAGGGTGCGGCGGCGGCGCTTGCGGCGCTCGACCGTCTCGATCTCGTGGGTCAGGTTCTTCGACAGGTAGACGTGCCCCGTCTCGTTGCCGAACCCCTGCTTGCGGAAGAAATGGATCGCCCGCACGTTCTCCGCCGCGGTGTCGACGAGCATCATCCGCGCCCCCTGCTCGATCAGCAGGTCCTGCATCCGCGCGAACAGCTTCGAGCCGATGCCCAGCGGGCCGACCTCCTGATCGACGCCGAGCCAGAGCAGATAGCCGTAGTTCCACGCGCTGTGCCGCTTCTCGATCACGGTGCCGAGCGCGAACCCGACGACCTTGTCGTCCAGCTCCGCGACGAGGCAGGTCTCGCCGTCGGCGGCGAAGCGGTCGACGATCTCGTATTCGTCCCAGGTGCGGTAGAGGTTGGGCCACTTGTCGGCGGTGAAGACCTTCTCGCCGAGGGCGTAGACCTTGGGCAGATCCTCCAGCTCCATCTCGCGCACGGTCACGCTGGCGCCGTGCTCCTTCTGTTTCGCAGGTTTCCTTTTCGTGTCCGACATAAGAAACACCTCTCGGCGTCATGGTACGCCGCCCCCGCCGCCGTTGCCGAAACGGCCGGGACGGAGCACGCTCGGGCCATGAGCGATCGAACCGATCCGGACGCGACGATCGTCGGCCGTTACCGCCGCCTCGTCGCCGAGGCGGACGCGTGGTTCGCGCGGGCGCTCGCGGCGCACCGCGCCGAGGCGCAGTGCGGCCGCGGCTGCGACGGCTGCTGCCGCGGCCTGTTCGACGTCACGCCGCTCGACGCGGGGCTCCTCCGCGCCGGCCTCGACGCGGCGCCGGCGGCGGCGCGGTCGGCGATCCTCGAGGCGGCGCGCGCGGCGCTGGCCGCGGTCCGCGACGCCGCGCCCGACTGGGCGCCCCCCTACCGCTTGGGCGACTTGGGCGTTCCGCGGTTCGACGCCCTCTGCGAGACGCTCGACGAGGTTCCCTGCCCCTGCCTCGCGGCGGACGGCGCCTGCCGGCTCTACGAGCACCGGCCGCTCGTCTGCCGCCTGCACGGCCTGCCGATGTGGGATCCGGGCGAGGAGGCGTTCGTCGGCGGCGACTGCCCGCGGAACCTGCCGCCCGAGAACCTCGAGGACAAGCCGGCGCTCCACTTCGACCACGCCTCGTTCGAGGCGCGGGAACTGCGGCTGATGGCCGAGCTGGCCGGGCCGGAGGCGGCGAGCGACCCCGAGGCCTGCGGCACGATCATAGCCGCCGCCCTCCTCGCGCCCTGACGCACCCGTAGCCGGATCCGCTCAGGAATTAGCCGGCCGGAGTAATCCCGGCGGCAGAATCGGGGCGGGAGCTGTGGAATAATTCGCCTATGGACGGTGTGTCTTGGCCGATGTTGGCGGCCGAGGTCGCGGCCGGCATCGCGCTCGCGGCGTGCTGCGGGCTGAGGGCTTTCCTGCCGCCGCTCGTCGTCGGCCTCGCGGCCCGCTTCCATCTCTCGGAGATGCTCCTCGGGCGGCCGCTGCTCAGTCCGTCGTTCGAGTGGCTCGCCTCGACGCCGGTGCTCGTCGTCCTCTCCGTCGCCGTCCTCTTCGAGCTCGCCGCGGACAAGATCCCCGCGCTCGACCACGCGCTCGACGT
Coding sequences within:
- a CDS encoding M13 family metallopeptidase, whose protein sequence is MKPRRLFAISLAALAATSAALAAGAPAAAPAPATSPKFDPQVVLNDMDRTLDPCQDFYKYACGGWFKHATLPGDQVVWGRGFSEIDQRNRENVRAVLEAAAAHPTTPDQAKLGAYYGSCMDEAAIEKRGAEPIKDLLALVDGVKDAKTLMAVAGKLATQGADSLFSGEVAADFKNPDISILHMFQGGLGLPDRDYYLADDPRMADLRGKYVAHVAKMLELAGEKAADAKADADRVM
- a CDS encoding M20/M25/M40 family metallo-hydrolase encodes the protein MPGDGAVARALAAVDASRLERLLIDVVGRYSPSYAEGPATDLFEEALLAAGLPCRRQPAPAEGADDDRANLIVELGPRPAELFFVGHVDTIPLLSDEKLGARREGDVLHGLGAADMKAGCAAMVAAFAALAAAGVAPRRGIGLALVVGEEEYGDGTAKLLEELRAPLVVIGEPTGLVPCLAHNGYFEAHLEAEGVRAHAALPDVGANAIHALLGWLRRIIAGLADLPAAEALAVNLREINGGESRFVVADRCSALLDVHLPPGSDRAQVEAAVENARAATLAENARASLDWRLGYWAAGYALDPADPRLAPLAPAFAAAGLPCAPAVFRSHSDGSLFHEAGSAPVVCGPGRLEVAHTKHDQVSLAETVAAARLYAALAAGFAAS
- a CDS encoding GNAT family N-acetyltransferase, whose product is MSDTKRKPAKQKEHGASVTVREMELEDLPKVYALGEKVFTADKWPNLYRTWDEYEIVDRFAADGETCLVAELDDKVVGFALGTVIEKRHSAWNYGYLLWLGVDQEVGPLGIGSKLFARMQDLLIEQGARMMLVDTAAENVRAIHFFRKQGFGNETGHVYLSKNLTHEIETVERRKRRRRTLSGAHPAGSVTGPGEDD
- a CDS encoding YkgJ family cysteine cluster protein is translated as MSDRTDPDATIVGRYRRLVAEADAWFARALAAHRAEAQCGRGCDGCCRGLFDVTPLDAGLLRAGLDAAPAAARSAILEAARAALAAVRDAAPDWAPPYRLGDLGVPRFDALCETLDEVPCPCLAADGACRLYEHRPLVCRLHGLPMWDPGEEAFVGGDCPRNLPPENLEDKPALHFDHASFEARELRLMAELAGPEAASDPEACGTIIAAALLAP